From the genome of Gopherus evgoodei ecotype Sinaloan lineage chromosome 5, rGopEvg1_v1.p, whole genome shotgun sequence, one region includes:
- the CCNA2 gene encoding cyclin-A2, giving the protein MDEPDGERRKRQVVPKKAVSHEEVLGLNTAVTSLGDRKPLAPIDNPMDLSFDSPSIMDISVTQEVEEKVNVNQVPDYIEDIYKYLREMEVKCKPRVGYMKKQPDITNNMRAILVDWLVEVGEEYKLQNETLHLAVNYIDRFLSSMSVLRGKLQLVGTAAMLLASKFEEIYPPEVAEFVYITDDTYTKKQVLRMEHLVLKVLSFDLAAPTINQFLTQYFLHQQTNVKVEHLSMYLGELSLIDADPYLKYLPSLIAAAAFHLASYTITGQTLPESLSKMTGYTLESLKPCLMDLHKTYLRAAQHTQQSIREKYKSTKYHGVSLIDPPETLKLS; this is encoded by the exons ATGGATGAGCCCGATGGGGAGAGACGAAAGAGACAAGTGGTGCCTAAAAAGGCTGTGTCCCATGAAGAGGTCCTAGGCTTAAATACAGCTGTAACGTCTTTAGGAGACAGAAAACCCTTGGCACCCATAGACAATCCAATGGATCTTAGTTTTG attCTCCAAGTATTATGGATATATCAGTAACTCAAGAAGTGGAAGAAAAAGTAAATGTTAATCAGGTGCCAGACTACATTGAGGACATCTATAAATACCTTAGGGAAATGGAG GTGAAATGCAAGCCTAGAGTGGGTTACATGAAGAAGCAGCCTGATATAACAAACAATATGCGAGCTATTCTTGTGGACTGGCTGGTGGAAGTTGGAGAAGAATATAAATTACAGAATGAAACTCTGCACTTAGCTGTAAACTACATTGATAGATTTCTTTCTTCAATGTCTGTGCTGAGAGGGAAGCTTCAGCTTGTGGGGACTGCAGCTATGTTGCTAGCATC GAAGTTTGAAGAAATCTACCCTCCTGAAGTAGCAGAGTTTGTTTACATCACAGATGATACCTACACCAAGAAACAAGTCCTAAGGATGGAGCACTTAGTGTTGAAAGTCTTGTCATTTGACTTGGCAGCTCCAACAATAAACCAGTTCCTCACTCAGTACTTCCTACACCAGCAGACCAATGTTAAAGTGGAACATTTATCAATG TATCTGGGGGAGCTGAGTTTAATTGATGCTGACCCATACTTGAAATACTTGCCATCACTTattgctgctgcagcatttcatCTAGCAAGCTATACAATCACTGGACAAACCTTG ccTGAATCTCTGTCCAAAATGACAGGATATACCCTTGAAAGCCTTAAGCCTTGTCTCATGGACCTCCATAAGACCTACCTCAGAGCAGCACAACACACACAACAGTCTATAAGAGAGAAATACAAGAGTACAAA GTACCATGGAGTATCGCTCATTGATCCACCAGAGACACTAAAGTTATCGTAA